A genome region from Paludibacterium sp. B53371 includes the following:
- a CDS encoding FUSC family protein, which produces MTTPTRWQRLRALLSNELRHLTTIHASDRPWQLPFAAALASGLPLLVGAWFGHLAYGLIASLGGMIFLYLPDTALPHRMLTVMSCAFAITASYALGVISHHFAPGMVVILALITTLVTMVSRFYALGQPGSLFFIMAAAIGAYSPSTTADLPLKVGLMFLGSLQACVIAFCYSLYSLRHRPPKPAPNLAEKRFEYVVVDSVFIGGFVGLATALAQLLHMENAYWVPISCLAVIPGVSLRAVWNKQLHRLLGTSLGLMLAFAILMLPLTPWTVCLVMISLNFIIETLIVRHYGFATMFITPITILLADAARLGLTPPEILIRARFADTVLGCLVGLAGGYCLHHPRWRATVSRHLRRWVRTLPGVPHKALPHDPAP; this is translated from the coding sequence ATGACTACACCGACCCGCTGGCAGCGGCTGCGCGCCCTGCTGAGCAATGAATTGCGCCACCTCACCACCATCCATGCCAGCGACCGCCCCTGGCAGCTGCCCTTCGCGGCGGCACTGGCCAGCGGCCTGCCCTTGCTGGTCGGTGCCTGGTTCGGCCATTTGGCTTATGGACTGATTGCCTCGCTCGGCGGCATGATTTTTCTGTACTTGCCGGATACGGCACTGCCGCACCGCATGCTGACGGTGATGAGCTGCGCCTTTGCCATCACGGCCAGCTATGCACTGGGCGTCATCAGCCATCACTTTGCGCCGGGCATGGTCGTGATCCTGGCGCTGATCACCACCCTGGTCACCATGGTGAGCCGCTTCTATGCGCTGGGCCAGCCCGGCAGTTTGTTTTTCATCATGGCCGCGGCGATTGGCGCCTACTCTCCCAGCACCACCGCCGACCTGCCGCTGAAAGTCGGCCTGATGTTCCTCGGCAGCCTGCAGGCTTGTGTCATTGCCTTCTGCTACAGTCTGTACAGCCTGCGGCATCGCCCGCCCAAACCCGCGCCGAACCTGGCAGAAAAGCGCTTTGAGTATGTGGTGGTGGATTCGGTGTTCATCGGCGGCTTCGTCGGTCTGGCCACCGCGCTGGCGCAACTGCTGCACATGGAAAATGCCTACTGGGTACCGATCAGTTGCCTGGCGGTGATTCCCGGCGTGTCATTGCGGGCGGTCTGGAACAAGCAGCTGCACCGCCTGCTCGGCACCTCGCTCGGGCTGATGCTGGCATTCGCCATTCTGATGTTGCCGCTCACCCCCTGGACGGTCTGTCTGGTGATGATCAGCCTGAACTTCATCATCGAAACGCTGATCGTGCGCCATTACGGCTTTGCCACCATGTTCATCACGCCGATCACCATCCTGCTGGCCGATGCGGCCCGTCTGGGCCTGACGCCGCCGGAGATCTTGATCCGGGCCCGCTTCGCCGACACCGTGCTGGGCTGCCTGGTCGGCCTGGCCGGGGGCTACTGCCTGCATCATCCGCGTTGGCGCGCCACGGTCAGCCGCCATCTGCGCCGCTGGGTCCGGACCCTGCCCGGGGTGCCGCACAAGGCGCTGCCGCACGATCCTGCACCCTGA
- a CDS encoding phosphatidylserine decarboxylase family protein — MSTQAESTAPFRVGQWLPSDQALLTQWLSDLHEEARELKKPLHPVLQSFQALIENDAEIYMLFHQMFEQVPHRPPYNRNPAGGPQVRNYQQMLQMINVILTRAPAFNTTGLVGFPINAILDWSMGTTAGFAAFLNDRVNQQLKLVLNEWARFLCSKDSCAVLGNQSNSDWFGPAARKAMPNFDQEFQCEPTQPYHGFRSWDDFFTREFRPGVRPVAAPDKDDVIVNACESAPYRLAHNVQAHDRFWIKAQPYSVAHMLDNDPLTEHFIGGTIYQAFLSALSYHRWHSPVSGTVIKAYVKDGTYYSEALSEGYDPAGPNDSQGYITEVATRAMIFIQADNPAIGLICVMPVGMAEVSTCQITVYEGQKVKKGEQLGMFHFGGSTHCVFYGPQAKLAFDLHGQQPGLNASNIPVNARIATVMR; from the coding sequence ATGAGCACGCAAGCAGAGTCCACAGCGCCTTTCCGTGTCGGCCAATGGCTACCTTCCGATCAGGCCTTGCTGACGCAATGGTTAAGCGACCTGCATGAAGAGGCACGGGAACTGAAAAAGCCCCTGCATCCGGTACTGCAGTCGTTTCAGGCGCTGATCGAGAATGATGCTGAAATCTACATGCTGTTCCATCAGATGTTCGAGCAGGTGCCGCATCGTCCTCCGTACAATCGCAACCCGGCCGGCGGCCCGCAGGTTCGCAATTACCAGCAGATGCTGCAGATGATCAATGTCATCCTGACTCGTGCGCCGGCATTCAACACCACGGGCCTGGTCGGGTTTCCGATCAATGCCATTCTGGACTGGTCGATGGGCACCACCGCCGGGTTTGCCGCGTTTCTCAACGACCGGGTCAATCAGCAGCTCAAACTGGTGTTGAACGAATGGGCGCGCTTTCTTTGCTCGAAGGACTCCTGCGCCGTTCTGGGGAACCAGAGCAACAGTGACTGGTTCGGGCCGGCGGCACGCAAGGCCATGCCGAATTTCGACCAGGAGTTTCAGTGCGAACCGACCCAGCCCTATCATGGCTTCCGCTCCTGGGATGATTTCTTCACTCGTGAATTCCGCCCCGGAGTACGCCCGGTCGCCGCACCAGACAAGGATGACGTCATCGTCAACGCCTGCGAATCGGCTCCCTACCGGCTGGCGCACAACGTCCAGGCGCATGATCGCTTCTGGATCAAGGCTCAGCCCTACTCGGTCGCCCATATGCTGGATAACGATCCACTGACCGAGCATTTCATCGGCGGCACCATTTACCAGGCCTTCCTCAGCGCGCTGAGCTACCACCGCTGGCACAGCCCGGTCAGCGGGACCGTGATCAAGGCCTACGTCAAGGATGGTACGTATTACTCGGAAGCCCTGTCGGAAGGCTATGACCCGGCCGGGCCGAATGATTCGCAGGGCTACATCACCGAGGTGGCGACCCGGGCGATGATTTTCATTCAGGCGGACAATCCGGCCATCGGACTGATTTGCGTCATGCCGGTCGGCATGGCCGAGGTCTCGACCTGCCAGATCACGGTGTATGAAGGTCAGAAGGTGAAAAAGGGCGAGCAGCTCGGCATGTTCCACTTCGGAGGTTCGACCCACTGCGTGTTCTACGGGCCGCAGGCCAAGCTGGCCTTTGATCTGCACGGCCAGCAACCGGGACTCAACGCCAGCAACATTCCGGTCAATGCCCGCATCGCGACCGTGATGCGCTGA
- a CDS encoding YkgJ family cysteine cluster protein: protein MLDEEQQAAFEQSVAGVCQKALHHLSEHPGREAAVQFVVNVQRGVDRVVQQAAGDGPVLACREGCSYCCQARVEITPPQLWLMLRTIRQWPQNERDALRERLQTQVVVRARDPFARHDCALLQQQRCLVYEQRPATCRRAHSLEVAACARGDETLPQDMAIRFGAEALMRGADAAYQALGLDVAPRELGEALLVALDTPQAEQEWYVASGLQ, encoded by the coding sequence ATGCTGGATGAAGAACAACAGGCTGCGTTCGAACAATCGGTGGCTGGCGTGTGCCAGAAGGCCCTGCACCATCTGAGCGAGCATCCAGGCCGCGAGGCGGCGGTGCAGTTTGTCGTCAACGTGCAGCGCGGCGTGGACCGTGTGGTGCAGCAGGCAGCCGGGGATGGGCCGGTGCTGGCCTGTCGCGAGGGCTGTAGTTACTGCTGCCAGGCGCGTGTCGAGATCACGCCGCCGCAACTGTGGCTGATGCTGCGCACCATTCGCCAGTGGCCGCAGAACGAGCGAGACGCCTTGCGTGAGCGCCTGCAGACCCAGGTTGTGGTGCGCGCGAGGGATCCGTTTGCTCGCCATGACTGTGCCTTGCTGCAGCAGCAGCGCTGTCTGGTGTATGAGCAACGTCCCGCGACTTGCCGGCGGGCGCACTCACTGGAAGTGGCGGCCTGTGCCCGGGGCGACGAGACCTTGCCGCAGGACATGGCTATCCGCTTTGGCGCCGAGGCCCTGATGCGTGGGGCGGATGCGGCCTATCAGGCGCTGGGGCTGGATGTTGCGCCTCGCGAACTGGGCGAGGCCCTGCTGGTGGCGCTGGATACGCCACAGGCAGAGCAGGAGTGGTATGTCGCCAGCGGTTTGCAGTAG
- a CDS encoding PhaM family polyhydroxyalkanoate granule multifunctional regulatory protein: MSNADFNPADPFAMFRQMWQNATPAAAQPFMPPMTEEDIERRINELKVVETWLTMNLGMLSMQIKGLEMQKVALAALKPQPAKKKEG, translated from the coding sequence ATGAGCAATGCGGACTTCAACCCGGCCGACCCTTTCGCCATGTTCCGCCAGATGTGGCAGAACGCCACGCCGGCAGCGGCACAACCTTTCATGCCGCCGATGACGGAAGAAGATATTGAGCGACGCATCAATGAGCTGAAGGTGGTGGAAACCTGGCTGACCATGAACCTGGGCATGCTGTCGATGCAGATCAAGGGGCTGGAAATGCAGAAAGTGGCGCTCGCCGCCCTCAAGCCGCAGCCTGCCAAGAAAAAAGAGGGCTGA
- a CDS encoding VirK/YbjX family protein, giving the protein MPQTAASLLRQLVRGDFSRRDGLDEFKHRFKLGFRSLLTLPAMLRWLDLFVADEALLAHLRLNPRLAMKLHRPYLMQKLNTGAKLQVLLANYQLEKSLFPPAILDTVLRNQHQLLAELTGKDERQYTLLLTHAHGFDKEGELAILLMDPAGFALVTLSFTLCQRHGAPALVIGGLQGPRRYEGSADTIRAVTKAFHGLFPKRVAMEALTVLAQRLGIKQVLAVGKAQHIYNSWRYRKNFEADYDSFWQSLEAKPEDGDYFRLPLPLPRKTMEDIASKKRAEYQRRYTLLDDLASQIATNIK; this is encoded by the coding sequence ATGCCCCAGACTGCTGCCTCACTCCTGCGCCAATTGGTGCGCGGGGACTTTTCTCGCCGCGATGGCCTGGACGAATTCAAGCACCGCTTCAAGCTGGGCTTTCGCAGCCTGCTGACCCTGCCGGCCATGCTGCGCTGGCTGGACCTGTTTGTTGCCGACGAGGCCCTGCTGGCCCATCTGCGGCTCAACCCCCGGCTGGCGATGAAGCTGCATCGGCCCTATCTGATGCAAAAGCTGAACACCGGTGCCAAGCTGCAAGTCCTGCTGGCCAATTACCAGCTGGAGAAATCGCTTTTCCCGCCCGCCATACTGGATACCGTCTTGCGCAACCAGCACCAGTTGCTGGCCGAGCTGACGGGCAAGGATGAGCGCCAGTACACCCTGCTGCTCACTCATGCCCACGGTTTCGACAAAGAGGGCGAACTGGCGATTCTGCTGATGGATCCTGCCGGCTTTGCCCTGGTCACGCTGTCTTTCACGCTTTGCCAGCGCCACGGCGCACCGGCTCTGGTCATCGGCGGCCTGCAGGGGCCGCGCCGTTATGAGGGCAGTGCCGACACCATCCGTGCCGTGACCAAGGCCTTCCACGGCCTGTTTCCCAAGCGCGTCGCCATGGAGGCCCTGACGGTGCTGGCGCAGCGCCTGGGTATCAAGCAGGTACTGGCCGTGGGCAAGGCACAGCACATTTACAACTCCTGGCGTTACCGCAAAAATTTCGAGGCAGATTACGACAGTTTCTGGCAGTCGCTCGAGGCCAAACCCGAGGATGGCGACTATTTCCGTCTGCCACTGCCGCTGCCCCGCAAGACCATGGAAGACATTGCCAGCAAGAAGCGCGCCGAATACCAGCGCCGCTACACCCTGCTGGATGACCTGGCGAGCCAGATCGCCACGAACATCAAGTAA